From Nitrospinota bacterium, one genomic window encodes:
- the gap gene encoding type I glyceraldehyde-3-phosphate dehydrogenase translates to MAVKVGINGFGRIGRNFFRACMGNPDIQIVSVNDITDAKTLAHLLKYDSTFGVFPHDVKAEENALTVDGAKVRITAERDPSKLPWKEMGVSVVVESTGLFTKRADAAKHLEAGAKKVVISAPAKEEDITVVMGVNEDKYDPARHHVLSNASCTTNCLAPVAKVLMDSFGLVNGLMTTIHSYTNDQRILDLPHKDLRRARAAALSLIPTSTGAAKAVSLVLPQLKGKLDGLSIRVPTPNVSLVDLTCLTEKDTTPAEINAAMKSAADGPMKGILEYCDEPLVSKDFNGNPASSIFDSIETRVIEKRTVKVLSWYDNEWGYSCRVRDLIKYIVSKGI, encoded by the coding sequence ATGGCCGTTAAGGTTGGAATCAACGGATTCGGAAGGATCGGACGGAACTTTTTCAGGGCCTGCATGGGCAATCCGGATATTCAGATTGTGTCGGTGAACGACATCACGGACGCCAAGACCCTCGCCCATCTTTTGAAATACGACTCCACTTTCGGAGTATTTCCCCATGACGTGAAGGCGGAGGAGAACGCCTTGACCGTTGACGGGGCCAAGGTGAGGATCACCGCGGAGAGAGACCCGTCCAAACTGCCGTGGAAAGAGATGGGAGTGAGTGTGGTGGTGGAGTCCACGGGGCTTTTCACCAAGCGGGCGGACGCGGCCAAGCATCTGGAAGCCGGGGCGAAAAAAGTGGTGATCTCCGCCCCCGCCAAGGAAGAGGACATCACGGTGGTCATGGGTGTCAACGAAGACAAATACGACCCGGCCAGGCACCACGTGCTTTCCAACGCCTCGTGCACCACAAACTGCCTTGCGCCGGTGGCCAAGGTGTTGATGGACAGCTTCGGCCTGGTCAACGGGCTGATGACCACCATTCACAGCTACACCAACGACCAGAGGATACTCGACCTGCCGCACAAGGACCTTCGCCGCGCCCGCGCCGCGGCTCTGTCGCTGATACCGACCTCCACTGGCGCGGCAAAGGCGGTGTCGCTTGTGCTGCCTCAGTTGAAGGGGAAACTCGACGGCCTGTCCATCCGCGTGCCCACCCCCAACGTGTCGCTGGTGGACTTGACCTGCCTTACAGAGAAGGACACGACCCCGGCGGAAATCAACGCCGCCATGAAGTCCGCCGCCGATGGGCCGATGAAAGGGATACTGGAGTATTGCGACGAGCCGCTGGTATCCAAGGACTTTAACGGCAACCCGGCCTCGTCGATTTTCGACTCGATCGAGACCCGCGTCATCGAGAAGCGGACGGTGAAGGTGCTTTCCTGGTACGACAACGAGTGGGGCTATTCGTGCCGCGTGCGCGACCTTATAAAGTACATCGTCTCGAAGGGTATCTGA
- a CDS encoding heavy-metal-associated domain-containing protein, producing MTKKVGIEGMNCGHCASWVEETLKKVDGVMDAQVSLEAKNALVDLDEAKVTDEMLRDAVVRAGYTVSNVS from the coding sequence ATAACAAAAAAGGTGGGCATAGAAGGGATGAACTGCGGCCATTGCGCCAGCTGGGTGGAGGAGACCTTAAAGAAGGTTGACGGAGTGATGGACGCCCAGGTGAGCCTTGAGGCGAAGAACGCCCTGGTGGACCTGGACGAGGCGAAAGTGACGGACGAGATGCTCCGGGACGCGGTCGTCCGCGCCGGATACACTGTCAGCAACGTGTCATAA